From the Silurus meridionalis isolate SWU-2019-XX chromosome 5, ASM1480568v1, whole genome shotgun sequence genome, one window contains:
- the ribc2 gene encoding RIB43A-like with coiled-coils protein 2 produces MKRVELVSDRVAAARLETRRNRELQRQERIFNSKVRTIGIDKEALEHQVQEKRSRQESESRALREYADELIRTDRTACLLESRQKQDERLLAETILNFRQQFQQPSSRREFDLNDPNVLKKQEGVRILPGLAGEDPDSADRTRRQREQLRNWSLQQQKELDRAKELQSLQAQRYNQSRITLDNRAVELQKMEEEHKRATNIIIKNFNRALALESRERREMDRHQEEKSNCADILNQLQGELLSESTRTGRDSFKGMTPEQIQEFINFQRQQAEEKKRVCMEQKQKQLQEDRLNAALARAALLRERQQARLYKELRSAVDKTNMQLAQAQHEQRKNEVYTNIPHESFFSQFNKCSR; encoded by the exons ATGAAACGAGTGGAGCTCGTATCTGATCGAGTCGCAGCCGCTCGTCTGGAAACCAGGAGGAACCGGGAGCTGCAGAGACAGGAGCGCATTTTCAACTCCAAAGTCCGGACTATAGGA ATCGATAAAGAAGCTCTTGAGCATCAGGTGCAGGAGAAAAGATCTCGACAAGAATCAGAATCCAGAGCACTCAGGGAATATG CCGACGAACTCATACGCACCGACCGAACTGCTTGtctcctggagagcagacaaaAGCAGGATGAACGTCTTCTAGCGGAGACCATCTTGAACTTCCGCCAGCAGTTCCAGCAGCCCAGCAGCAGGCGCGAGTTCGATCTGAATGACCCTAACGTGCTGAAGAAGCAGGAAGGTGTGCGCATTTTGCCCGGGTTGGCAGGCGAGGACCCGGACAGTGCAGACAGGACACGGAGACAGCGGGAGCAGCTGAGAAACTGGAGCTTACAGCAGCAGAAGGAGCTGGACCGTGCGAAGGAGCTGCAAAGCCTGCAAG CTCAGCGGTACAATCAAAGTAGAATAACCCTGGATAACCGAGCCGTCGAGCTGcagaagatggaggaagagcACAAAAGAGCCACCAACATTATCATCAAGAACTTTAATCGAGCTCTG GCACTGGAATCGCGAGAGCGGAGAGAAATGGACCGTCATCAGGAAGAGAAGAGCAACTGTGCTGATATCCTGAACCAGCTGCAGGGGGAGCTGCTAAGCGAGAGCACCAGAACAGGAAGAGACAGCTTCAAGGGTATGACACCCGAGCAGATCCAAGAATTCATCAATTTTCAGAGACAGCAAGCTGAGGAGAAGAAG cgtgtTTGCATGGAGCAAAAGCAGAAGCAGTTGCAGGAGGACCGCCTGAATGCTGCTTTGGCTCGGGCTGCACTGCTACGGGAGAGACAGCAGGCAAGACTTTACAAGGAGCTGCGCAGCGCTGTGGATAAAACCAACATGCAGCTGGCCCAGGCTCAGCATGAACA